In a single window of the Flavivirga spongiicola genome:
- a CDS encoding DUF6500 family protein: MKKILKDKIIEVCDKKIAQKGPNVGLSFYAFFANKNDNPELLMEAASWWIMEHKLDHFEKAVKIKSLVE, from the coding sequence ATGAAGAAAATTCTAAAAGATAAAATTATTGAGGTTTGCGATAAAAAAATAGCACAGAAAGGTCCAAATGTTGGTTTGTCTTTTTATGCTTTTTTCGCCAATAAAAATGATAACCCAGAGTTACTTATGGAGGCTGCAAGCTGGTGGATTATGGAGCATAAGCTAGATCATTTTGAGAAAGCTGTAAAGATTAAGAGTTTGGTAGAATAA